One genomic segment of Arachis duranensis cultivar V14167 chromosome 4, aradu.V14167.gnm2.J7QH, whole genome shotgun sequence includes these proteins:
- the LOC107485026 gene encoding uncharacterized protein LOC107485026, with amino-acid sequence MATDTSPNFQAVIPTTEFHTELSLPTPDHDGLDFWQYMVAGSIAGSVEHMAMFPVDTLKTRMQALTTTTTTTSCLRQSLSSILKLEGPSSLYRGISAMALGAGPAHAVYFSVYEFCKQAFSSSFTTNNYSSLVHAASGVCATVTSDAVFTPMDVVKQRLQLKSSPYKGVVDCVRRVALEEGVGAFFKSYRTTVVMNAPFTAVHFAAYEATKKGLVEVSPEIADDRRWVVHATAGGAAGALAAVVTTPLDVVKTQLQCQGVCGCDRFSSNSIGHVIKTVIRKDGYRGLMRGYVPRMLFHAPAAAICWSTYEASKSFFHKLN; translated from the exons ATGGCCACAGACACTTCTCCGAACTTTCAGGCGGTCATTCCCACTACTGAGTTCCACACAGAACTTTCACTACCAACACCAGATCACGATGGCTTAGACTTCTGGCAGTACATGGTTGCAG GTTCAATAGCAGGATCAGTGGAGCACATGGCTATGTTCCCAGTTGACACTCTCAAGACCCGCATGCAAGCTCTtacaacaaccaccaccaccacttcaTGCCTCCGCCAATCCCTCTCTTCCATCCTCAAACTCGAAGGTCCTTCCTCCCTCTACCGCGGCATCTCCGCCATGGCCCTCGGTGCAGGCCCCGCCCACGCCGTTTACTTCTCCGTCTACGAGTTTTGCAAACAAgccttctcctcctctttcaCCACCAACAATTACTCCTCACTGGTGCATGCCGCTTCTGGTGTCTGCGCTACAGTCACCAGCGACGCCGTTTTCACTCCCATGGACGTCGTGAAGCAGAGGCTTCAGCTGAAGAGCAGTCCGTACAAGGGTGTGGTGGATTGCGTGAGGAGAGTGGCCCTCGAAGAAGGGGTTGGCGCGTTTTTTAAGTCGTATCGGACTACGGTTGTGATGAACGCTCCGTTTACGGCGGTGCATTTTGCGGCGTATGAGGCGACAAAGAAGGGGTTGGTGGAGGTGTCGCCGGAGATCGCGGATGACAGGAGGTGGGTGGTTCATGCTACCGCTGGTGGTGCTGCCGGAGCCCTGGCTGCTGTTGTCACAACCCCGCTTGATGTTGTCAAAACTCAACTTCAGTGCCAG GGTGTTTGTGGATGTGACAGATTCTCTAGTAATTCAATTGGGCATGTAATTAAAACAGTGATAAGAAAAGATGGATATAGAGGTCTCATGAGAGGTTATGTCCCTAGGATGCTGTTTCATGCCCCTGCAGCTGCAATTTGTTGGTCCACTTACGAGGCATCCAAATCTTTCTTTCACAAACTTAATTAA